A genomic stretch from Perognathus longimembris pacificus isolate PPM17 chromosome 5, ASM2315922v1, whole genome shotgun sequence includes:
- the Rtp2 gene encoding receptor-transporting protein 2, translated as MSTSLTTCEWKKVFYEKMEVAKPADSWELIIDPNLKPNELAPGWKQYLEQHASGRFHCSWCWHTWQSASVVILFHMHLDRTQRMGSVRMRVFKQLCYQCGTARLDESSMLEENIESLVDNLITSLREQCYEEDGGQYRIHVATRPDSGSHRSEFCEACQEGIVHWKPSEKLLEEEATYTSDASKLKAQVGFGYNFFSLRWCLLWGSLCLLIVYIQFSLRGSAFL; from the exons ATGTCTACTAGCCTGACGACTTGTGAGTGGAAGAAGGTCTTCTATGAGAAGATGGAGGTAGCAAAGCCAGCTGACAGCTGGGAACTCATCATAGACCCAAACCTCAAGCCTAACGAACTGGCCCCTGGCTGGAAGCAGTATCTGGAGCAGCATGCCTCAGGCAG GTTCCACTGTTCCTGGTGCTGGCACACCTGGCAGTCGGCCAGCGTGGTCATCCTCTTCCACATGCACCTGGATCGCACCCAGCGGATGGGCTCCGTGCGCATGCGTGTCTTCAAGCAGCTGTGCTACCAGTGTGGCACGGCGCGGCTGGACGAGTCGAGCATGCTGGAGGAGAACATCGAGAGCCTGGTGGACAACCTCATCACCAGCCTGCGCGAGCAGTGCTATGAAGAAGATGGGGGTCAGTATCGCATCCATGTGGCCACCCGCCCAGACAGCGGGTCACACCGCAGTGAGTTCTGCGAGGCCTGCCAGGAGGGCATCGTGCACTGGAAGCCCAGCGAGAAgctgctggaggaggaggccacgTACACCTCGGATGCCTCCAAGCTGAAAGCCCAGGTCGGCTTCGGCTACAACTTCTTCTCCCTTCGCTGGTGCCTCCTCTGGGGCTCCCTCTGCTTGCTCATTGTCTACATTCAGTTTTCATTGCGAGGCTCTGCCTTTCTTTAG